CCGGCCGACAAACCCCTTGTGGTCCATGATCTGCTTACAGGCAGCAAGTATACCTGGCAGAATGAGTGGAATTATGTAGAACTGCACCCACAGGCATTGCCTGTCCATGTATTTAAAATTGAACCGAACGCATAAAGCCAACTTTAAAAACTAAAACTAAACCAGGGAGGAATACTACTATGGCAACAAATAAAGCTAACATTGAAGATGACTTATACTGGTATAAGGATGCCATCATTTATGAGCTCCATATCAAAGCTTTTTATGACAGCAATGGTGATGGTATTGGTGATTTGCGTGGCCTTCTTGAAAAACTGGATTACCTTGAAAGTTTAGGTGTAACGGCTATCTGGCTTCTTCCGTTTTACCCCTCCCCGCTGCGTGATGACGGTTACGACATTGCCGATTACTATAGCATCAACCCTTCCTACGGAGATATTAAAATATTTAAGCAATTTATAAAAGAAGCCCATAAACGAGGCTTGAAAGTCATCACTGAGCTGGTCATCAACCATACATCTGATCAGCACCCCTGGTTTCAGAGAGCCAGAAGGGCAAAGCCGGGGTCATCCTATCGTGATTACTATGTCTGGAGTGATGACCCTAACAAGTACAAGGATGCGCGAATTATCTTCACGGATTATGAGCCGTCCAACTGGTCGTGGGATCCTGTGGCGAAATCCTATTACTGGCACAGGTTTTTCTCGCATCAGCCTGATCTGAATTTTGACAATCCGCAGGTAAAAAAAGAAGTGTTCAGGATACTTGATTTCTGGTTTGGCATGGGGGTGGACGGTTTCAGGTTGGACGCTGTCCCGTATCTCTTTGAAAGGGAAGATTCCAACTGCGAAAACCTGCCGGAAACGCATGCTTTTCTGAAAGAGCTGAGAGCCCATGTAGACAGAAAATATAAGAACAAGCTACTGTTGGCTGAGGCTAACATGTGGCCAGAGGATTCAGCTTCATACTTTGGTGATGGTGATGAGTGCCATATGAACTATCACTTTCCTATTATGCCCAGAATGTTCATGGCTGTAAAAATGGAAGACCGCTACCCGGTAATTGATATTATAGACCAGACACCGGAGATCCCGGAGTCATGCCAGTGGGCGATCTTTTTGCGTAACCATGATGAGCTTACCCTCGAAATGGTAACTGACGAGGAGCGTGACTACATGTATAAGGTTTATACTAAAGATACACAGGCGAAGATCAATGTAGGTATCCGCCACAGACTTGCACCATTGCTGGAGAATAACCGCAGCAAAATCGAGCTGATGAATGTGCTCCTGTTTTCGCTACCCGGCACACCTGTAATCTATTATGGGGACGAGATTGGCATGGGAGATAACTTCTACCTTGGTGACAGGGATGGTGTGCGCACTCCTATGCAGTGGAGCGCTGATAAAAACGCAGGATTTTCAAGTGCCAATCCACACAAGCTGTATCTGCCGGTAATTATCGATCCGGAATACAAATACGAATCGGTAAATGTAGAGGCCCAGCAGATCAATTCATCTTCATTATTGTGGTGGATGAAGCGTGTTATTGCCATGCGAAAGAAATACAAGGCATTTGGGCGGGGTGATATTAATTTTCTGTCTCCGGCCAATGCTAAGATCATAGCCTATACACGTACTTATGAAGATGAGGACATTTTGGTGTTGGCTAACCTCTCACGTTTTCCGCAGGCGGCCGAAATTGACCTGGAAGATTATGAAAACTATGTACCTGTGGAGGTTTTTAGTCATAATAAATTTCCCGGGATCAGCGACAGGCCTTACCTGTTCACTATGGCGCCCTATGGCTATTACTGGTTTATCCTTGAAAAGGAAAAGGATTATACCGAAGAAAAAGGAGAAGTGCATACCTTTAAGCTCACGGCCTGGGCTGATCTCTTGACAAGCAGGAACTTACAGAAACTTGAGAACAAGGTACTACCGGCATATATGAATGAATGCCGCTGGTTCGGGGGCAAGGCTCGTGTAATTCAGAGCATGAGTGTTGTTAACCAAATTGACATTCCTGTTGAAGATATGCCCGCTACGCTGATCACCATTGAGGTTAACTATAACGAAGGTCTGCCCGAGGTTTACCAGCTGCCACTGGCCTTTATGGCTTATCAGAATGAGGAAGAGTTTCGCGCTATTAATAAAAAAGGAATAATAGCCAATGTCGCACTGAGCGACAGAGAAGGGGTACTTTTCGATGCAGTATACAGCGAGGAGTTCAGAAACGCCCTGTTTAGCAATATAAAAGCAGGACGAAGGCTTAAATCTGATCCGGGAAACCTTGTTTTTTATACCAGTGAAAAGAATGGGAATTTGAAATCAAATGGAGAGCTGCACTCCAAAGTATTAAATGCCGAGCAAAGCAATACTTCCCTGACCTATAACAACAATTATTTTCTGAAGCTATACAGGAAGCTGGACAATACCATTAACCCTGACCTTGAAATTACACGCTACCTGACCGAAAAAACAGCCTACAATCACGTGCCCCGGTTTGTAGGGGCCATAGAATACGATAAGAAGCAGGAAGGAAGCCTTATATTGGGGATGATGCAGGAGTTAGTTCCCAATCAGGGTGATGCCTGGGAGTATACCAGGGATGTACTTAACAGGTTTTTTGAGAAAGTACTTACCCAGCCCAAAACTATTCACCCCGTGGCGGCCAAAAAAGACCTTACAGAACCTTTGGTATACAAAAAAATGTCGCCTGTTTTGCGCGACCTGATGGATGGCCCTTTTCCCGAGAGAGTTTCCCTGCTGGGGCAGCGCACTGCTGAAATGCACCTGGCATTGGCAGAACATCCGGAAGAGAGCGATTTTGAACCGGAACCGTTTTCATTACATTATCAACGCTCACTTTATTCCTCATTACAGTCGCTTACCCGGAGTACATTTCAAAATCTGCAAAAAAGTATTAGCAGACTGCCAGAGGAAATGCAAAGTGAAGCCCGGGAGCTGCCCGAGCTGAAAGGACAGGTCTTAAGATGCTTTAAGCGGATTTTTGATCACAAAATTTCTACTATGAAAATCAGGACCCATGGAGATTATCATCTTGGTCAGGTATTGTGGACAGGTAAGGACTTTGTGATCATTGACTTTGAAGGAGAGCCGGCCAGGGCCTATAGCGAGCGAAGGTTGAAAAGATCTGCATTACGAGATGTGGCAGGTATGATACGGTCGTTCCATTACGCTTCATACAGCACCATTATGCAGCCTGAGTTTGAACAACAGCGAAAAGACGGCAAGCTGGAAAAATGGGCTGAGACATGGTATCATCACGTCACCAGGTTTTATATGCATGGCTACCTGGAAAATGTGGAAGGGCAGAGCTTTGTGCCAGATAATAAGGAGGACCTAAAAATATTGCTGGAAACGTTCCTCCTTGAAAAGGCAATATATGAACTGAATTATGAATTAAACAACCGTCCTGATTGGGTGATCATACCACTGAGGGGCATAAAATCAATAGTAAGGAGGTATACCCATGGCTAAAAAAGAAAACTCAAAAGCAACGGTAAAAGAAAAGAAGAATGTAGCACGGCCTTCCGTGAAAAGGACCAGTGCCGAAACTGCAAAAACACCTCCTGAAATAAGGCAACCGAAAGCGGATAAAGCAGTAAAAACCGAAGAAGTGCAGGTGATAGACCATGTTACGCTTTTTTCAGACTACGACATTCATCTATTTAGAGAAGGTAAGCACTACGAGCTTTACACCAAGCTGGGCTCCCATGTTATAGAGCATAAGGGAGTAAAGGGTACTTACTTTGCACTTTGGGCTCCCAGTGCGGAAAGTGTATCGGTGATTGGTGATTTTAATCACTGGAAGCGAAACGAGTACCCCATGTATGTCAGGTATGATGGTTCCGGTATTTGGGAAACATTCATTCCCGGCATTGGTGAAGGTACGGTTTATAAATATTTTATAGAATCGGGCCACGGAGGTTATAAAGTAGAAAAAGGTGACCCGTTCGCTTTTAAATGGGAGGTGCCTCCCAATACAGCCTCCATCGTGTGGGACATTACCTCTTCCTGGACCGACAAGGCATGGATGGATAAAAGAAAGAAAAGCGCAGGCAAACCACAGGCATTCTCAGTCTATGAGTTGCATTTAGGTTCCTGGCGCCGGGTGCCTGAAGATAATAACAGGTCGTTAAGCTACCGTGAAATGGCTACTGAACTCCCTGCTTATGTTAAAAAAATGGGATTTACCCATGTGGAGTTCATGCCTGTGATGGAGCATCCGTTCTTTGGCTCATGGGGCTATCAGATCACGGGGTATTTTGCGCCTTCCAGCCGCTTTGGCACTCCGCAGGACTTTATGCACCTTATTGATGCCCTGCACCGGGAAGGCATAGGGGTTATCCTTGACTGGGTGCCATCGCATTTCCCTTCCGATCAGCACGGTCTGCATTACTTTGACGGCACATTTTTATTTGAGCATGCCGATCCCAGGAAGGGCTATCACCCTGACTGGAAAAGCTATATATTTAATTACGGACGAAATGAAGTACGGGCCTTTTTGATCAGTAATGCCATGTATTGGCTGGAAAAATACCATGTTGACGGCCTGCGTGTGGATGCTGTAGCTTCTATGCTCTACCTGGATTACTCCAGAAAAGAAGGCGAGTGGGAGCCAAACCAGTATGGAGGCAATGAAAACCTCGACGCAATCTCATTTTTAAAGGAATTTAACGAGGCTGTTTACGCCAGGTTTCCTGACGTGCATACCATTGCGGAGGAGTCTACTTCGTGGCCGATGGTATCAAGGCCTACCTATATCGGAGGGCTGGGTTTTGGTATGAAATGGATGATGGGCTGGATGCACGATTCCCTGGAGTATTTTAAAAAGGACCCCGTACACCGCCAGCATCATCAAAATGAGATTACCTTTAGTGCCTACTATGCGTTTACCGAGAACTTTATGCTTCCGCTTTCCCATGACGAGGTAGTGTATGGAAAAAACCCGTTGCTGTATAAAATGCCGGGCGATGAATGGCAACGATTTGCTAATCTCAGGGCGCTGTATGGCTACATGTATGCCCATCCCGGAGCAAAGCTGCTGTTTATGGGTGGTGAATTTGGGCAGACCTCTGAGTGGAGCCATGACCAAAGTCTGGACTGGCATCTGGCCGACTACCCGCTCCACCAGGGTGTACAACAGGAGCTTATAGCACTTAATCAGCTATATAAAACCGAGAAAGCACTATACGAGATCAGTTTTGAGCAGGCAGGTTTTGAGTGGATAGATATTCATGATGCACTTAACAGTGTCATTTCCTTTGTTCGCAAAGGCTTAAGCAATAAGGAGCAGCTCCTCATAATATGTAACTTCACCCCTGTTCCCCGGGAAAACTATCGTGTAGGTGTGCCCGAAAAAGGTTTTTGGAAAGAGGTCTTCAACAGCGATGACCAAACCTATGGCGGAAGCCATGTGAAAAATAATAAAGCCATTGCTTCGGAGCCCTTACAGGCCCATGGAAGGGACAACTCCATCACCCTCACCTTGCCACCACTTGGTGTGGTGTATCTGAAGTTTAGTGAGAAGTAATTTCTAACCCTCCAGGAGTTTTAAAACCCCTGGAGGGTTAGAAATACCATGTAATATTCCGATCTGGAAAGCACAAAAATACATGCCATTTCCAGCCTTAATTTAAAGTACCCCCGCCCTGGCCCTCATTAATAGCGCAAATAATCTTCACTACCCACATCGTTTAAATATAAACTTTCCAATAATTAGAAAAATAGTTTTATTTCTAATCGAATAAACTATAAATTGCGTGCGATTTGTGTTTAGAGCAAATCTTGGCTTTAGTTTTACTTTTTGCAGCCCCACGGAAAAGTAATTTCTACACTGATTTTTTTATTATTCTAACGATTAAGAACTTATATGCATTCTTCCAGGCTCAGTAGTGTTGGAGTGTTCAGAATTTTTGGTTCTGTAATACTCCTGGGTTCACTTTTGTTGTCCGGCGTTACTATACCGGCAGCAGCACAAAACGATCACATAGCTTCACCGCAGGCGGTGTTGCCCTCTTCCGAGGCCATAGCCCTGGCCAGGCAGGTAGCCATACCCGTCGGAAGCTATACAGGATTGCCGGACATCTCCATTCCGGTTTATGCGCTCACAGGAAAAGACATCAACCTGCCCCTGTCGTTGAGGTATCATCCTGCACTTGACAGGGAAGGCCCGGCAAGGACGTGGGTAGGCAACGACTGGGTGCTTGAAGGAGCCGGCATGATCACCCGGGTGATCAACGGCATCAGCGACTTTGAAGCCAACGGATATGTTGGCTCAAACCTCCCCGCCAACCTGTCCGCCGCCTCATCAACCTACATTAACCAGGCCGTGAGCGGGACGACCGATACAGGGCCTGACATTTTCTATTTCAATTTTGCCGGGTATAAAGGCAGCTTTGCTTTTACCCCACAGGGAGAACTTATTACCGATCCCTCCAACCAGTTAAAGATAGAACCCCTTACCAACGAAAACGATGAATGGATGGTCCGTGATGCACAAGGCTACCGGTATATATTCGGAGGCCCCGGTGGGCTGGAGCATATCAGCCGGGACGGAGAGAATAAACTGGCTGTAACCGGCTGGTACCTGGTTAAGATCATTTCACCCTTGAAGGAAGAAGTTGTGCTTAGCTATGGAGAGCCCATACTCGTAGAAAACGACTACTATGCAGACCAGAGCCTTCCCGGGCGGTTTGAGGCCAGCTTTGCCTATTTTATAGCGAACCAGAAACTTGACCTGGCCCGCTATCACTTTGTACCCTTCCTGGGGAGCATCACCCTGGATAACGGTCTGTCAGGCAACAGGATAACATTTGATGCCAGAGATATCGATAATGGCTCACCATTTGGCAATGGAAGCCTGAAAGAGCTTACCAAAATCATAATCGAAGTAAAGGACGGGGCCGAATGGAAACAAACAGGACATGTATCGCTTGGCATGGGTGATAACCTCACCTCGGTGTACCACTACCATTCAGAGGTGATTGGTTATTACACTAACCCTGCAAACCCCTTTAATCCGCTTCCCAGTCCCGAAACCCCCTCCATACGCGAAAACCTGATATCAGCCACCAGGATTTCCTACAACAACATAGCTGGCAACCCGCTGCTATCCGAGATAGTATATAACTCAGGCAAAAAGATAAAATACTACTACGAACCGCATGATTTTTCAAACTACACCCTAAGCAGCGAAGACCTGGAAAAACTAAAACCCGGCTACCGGCTGGAACATGTAGTGGTAGAAGGAGCCGAGCCCCTGGAAACCTACTTTCATTACGAAGACGAGCAGGGCAATCCCAGCGGCACCTTGTACAACTTCAAAAGTTTTGAATACAACATAGACAGGTGGTACAGGAAAAGCAGCTACAGCATGTATAACGGGCCCATGACCAATAACCACGTCACCCCATTGTTCAGCACAGTGCTGGGCGGCCCCATGGTCACCTACTCCAGCGTATGGACAGAATCACCCGGCAAAGGAAAAGCCACCTACAAATTTACCGAACCCGTTTTGCCATCCACCCAGGCAGAAGGGTACTACAGCCAGTCCTTTAGCACCTTTCTGCCCGGGCTTGACTTTACCGGCGGAAAACTCACGGAAAGCAAAGTCTATAAATATGAAAACAACACCTGGCACGCCGTGCAGCGCACCAGCCACACCTACGAGGAGATAGCCCGACCACCCCTGAAAGGACTTAACCTGCTCATGATAGATGCCGCAGGCGATAAAAATGTAGTCAACGCAGCAAGCACCATCACCGGCAACAACAGCAGCAGTACCACCGTAACCTTCGGGGATATTACCGGTATGCAGACCTACCAGCTACCGACCAGCTGGACCCGGTTGAGCCAGAGCGTGACCACGTACTCAGAGACAGCAGGCATTTCAAAAGCCACCACCACCAGCTACGAATACAACAGCCAAAACCTCCCCTACAAAACCACCACACTACTGGCCAACGGCGTATCAGCATACAGCACCATATCCTACCCCTTCGAATATCCCGGAGAGCCTGTTTACGACGAAATGGTCTCACGCAACATGCTGGCTTACCCCATAGAAGCTCTTACATACAGAAAAGAAGGTACCACGGAGCTACAGACCGGCGGGACCATCACCGACTACGGCTTTTATGCCGACAACGACCCCGCCAATGACCAACCAGGAATGACCGGTGAAAATATACTCGTAAAAGCCCTTTACCACTGGGAAAACCAGGCCGAAGGAGCCACACCAACCTCGGAAATTCCTGTACTAAGCAGCAAAAACTATAAACTGAGCGCCACATTTGACTACGACACCCAAGGCAACCAGGTACAAACAGCCGGCAAACACAAAGTGGCCACCACGGTTTGGGACTATAAAAATGAACTCCCTGTAGCCAGCATTGCCAATGCCCATGCCTCCGATGTTTACATCAACAGTTTTGAAGAAAACGGGACAGAAGCACAGGCTAAAACCGGGCAAAAAAGCCATGAAGGAGGACAATACACCATTCCGTTTACCCCCGATCCCGGCAAAGCGTATACCCTTACCTACTGGTACTACAGCGGCGGACAGTGGTACTACAGGGAAAAACCCTTCGAAGCCACCATCAATGAAGGAGAGGCCCTGGACGAAGTGCGGGTATACCCAGTAGGGGCCCGTGTTACCACCACTGCCTATGACTGGAAAGGCAATGTTATCTCGGCAACAGATGCCAACGACCAATCCGTTTATTATGACTACAACAAAATGAACCAGGTCACCAACATCAGGAACAACGACCGGGATATTGTACAGACAACAAAGCACAACTATGCATACTTTGATTCACCATGCGAAGGGACAGCAATAGCCCCTGTTCAGGCAGGTTTTGGCGGAGGAGATAATATGACCGTTGGACTAGGAGTCTACTATACCCTTACCGTGAATGCCTCAGGAGGGTGTGGCCAGCTCTACTATAACTGGTATGCCGTGGATGCGGCCGACAACCAAACCTATTTGGGTACCACTGCCCCCGAGAATGACTGGTCCAGCACGGTTCAACTGAAGGCCCTTTGCAAAGATTACTTTACCATTAAATGCGAGGTGGTAGATGCCAACGGCACCGGGATGGCTACCGTCAGAAAATATATCAAAGTAGACAGAGAAAACGCAGAAATGACATTCTCCCTCAGTGGAGGACCATTATACCCCTATAACTACTGTACCGTAAACTCAGACCAGATAGCAGTAACCCCCAATATTACGGGCGGATGTGGTGCCTATACCTACTCCTGGAGCTATAGCTACCATAACGAAAATACATCAGGTACCATCACCAGCTCCGATCCTGTTTTTGTGGAGAAATTTCTTGGAGCAGGAACGCTGACCTGTACAGTGACAGATATTTCCGGGCTGACGGCTACAACCACACAGAATATTCGCCAGGACAAAGACTGCCTGAATTAAACTCCTCCACCGATTAAAAAAGAAACTTCAGATGATGAATATAAATAAACTACAGCATTACACCTTCGTTTTGATTTTGCTTACAGCCTCTGTCCTTTCCCATGTTGTAGCAGCAGAGGCAGGAATCCGTAGTAAAAATAGCATATCAGCTACCTTGCCCAACCCGGTGGCCGTCAATAAACAACAATACGGGAAAGGCTATGCCAAATTTGAAGCAACAGGCTCTAGCGGCACCTACTACTGGTACAACAATGCCTCCGACGCCACACCAATCAATGCCACACCCAAGTCATCGGTAGTGCTGCTGATCAGCTCCACCACCGTACTGTATGCCCAGGGCTACACACCAGAGGAGGGTTACAGTGCCAAAGTAGCTGTAACCGTGTCCGTTCATAAATTTCCGGTAGTTAAAGTCATCGGGCAGACAGGCATCGATTTTCACCAGGAATGGGTAGAGCTCAGCACCACCGAGCCCCACGACCAATACCAGTGGTACAAAAACGGGAGCCCGATTTCCGGTGCCACCGAGCGTAACTACAAAGCAGCCAGCGCAGGCTTTTACATGGTAGGCACCAGGAAAACCGGTTTTGGCAAAGAACTGAAATCCGACCCCTTCCGTGTAGCCCACATGCTGGAAGATGAAAACCGTACCTATTCCATCAACACACAGGTTTTAGTACCCGGGGCAAAAAGCGCCGGAGATGTGATCAGACTGGATGCAACAGACAAACTGCAATCCATCAGCTACTACGATGAATACGGCCGCGTAGAACAGCAGATGGCCATCGGAGCCAGCCCCTCGGGAAAAGATATCGTCAGTGTACACGAGTATGATGCCCTGGGGCGGGAGTCAAAAAGCAACCTGCCCTTTACCCATGATGGAGGCTCCGGCCTGTACATAGACGACTGGCAGGCCAGGCTCAATGCCTTTTACCAGCAAGCCGGGGACGGCATAGCCAATACCCTCAAACCCTTTGCAGAAGTGGAGCGGGAGAACTCACCCATGGGAAGGATCAAAAGGTCAGGCGCCCAGGGAGAAGCCTGGCAGCTTTCCGGTACCCATACCACAAGCTATGACCAGCAACTTAACGATGGTACCGAAAATGTAAGAATTTGGAAAATAGACGAAACCACAGGCCTGCCCGTGTCAACATCATCCTATACAGCAGGGCAGCTCACCATACAGAGCGTCACCGATGAACAAGGAGTGACCACCAAAAGCTATACCGCCCCGGAAGGCTACACCATACTTCAGGAAGCAGCCCTTCAGGCAAAGACCTATGCTGTTTATGACGAACGCGGCAGAATGCGCTTTGTACTGCAACCCGAACTCGTCAAAAGCCTGATAGCCTCCGGAAGTTATGAACTTACACCCCAGCAGATAGAAAACATGGCTTTCCAGTATCAATATGATGCCAAAGGGCGGCTGACCGGCAGCAAAACCCCGGGAGCAGACTGGATTTATATGGTGTACGATGAGCTGGACAGACCCGTACTAAGCCAGGATGGCAACCAAAGACTTAATAGCCAGTGGATGTTTGTGAAATATGATGTTTTTGACAGACCGGTATCATCGGGTATTTACCAGGGTACAGCTTCAAGAGAGGACATGCAGCAACGACTCGACCGCTACTACAATCAAAAAATAGAGTGGGAACACTTTACCGGAACAGCTCTTGTGGATGGGCACTTGCAAAAAAACCTGCAGACCTCGGCCTGGGGAGATGCCGGAGCGTCGTCAGGAGTAGTACTTGAAAGTGGTCAGGACGGCACCATTCACTTTGAGATTACCGACCTGGCACACCAGTACATGATCGGCCTTTCCGATGCAGATGTTAACGCCCACTACAACACCATTGACTACGCCATTTACATAGATCGCACACGCTTTTATGTATACCATAACGGCAACAAAGTGTGGAATACTGGACTACTGGAAATGGGGGACATCTTCCAAATAGAAAGAAAGGGAAGCGAGATAAGGTATAAACAGAACGGAAGCGTGTTCTATACATTAGCCACAGCCAATACAGGAGCACTGATAGCCGACGCTGCGATATATACCGCCGGAGGACGTATAGATACAGAAGTTACAATAAGGAACTATGAACAGAAGGGAACAACATACTTTGGCTACAGCGATATGGCCTTCCCGCAAATAGCAGACCAGCAAAGCTTCCTGAACGTCGTGTATTATGATGATTATAACTTTACACATGCCTCGGCAATTGAGTATACCTATGAACCAAATGAAGAAAATCCTTCATATTTTGTTAACGTTAAGGGATTAGTAACCGGAGCAAAAACCCGCATACTTGGAGAAGAGGTCTGGATCAACACGGTTACCTATTATGATGACCGATACCGTAACATACAGTCGGTAAGCAATAACCATAAAGAAGGCATAGAAAGACTAAGCCACCACTACGACTTTACAGGGAAAGTGCTGAAAACAGAGACCAGCCATACGCTGCCCCTTCCGGTTATCTGGAAAAACATGACCAATGTAGAGCAGGCCGGTTCAATTTTTACCTCTACAGCCAGTGTGAACTGGGGAGGCGGAATGGCCTCTGCTAACCAGCTAAAGGCCGGGGAAGACGGCTGGATAGAAACCACCGTAATATCCTTTGGCAACAAATTCCTCGGCTTTTCCGAATGGGACAATGGCGTTTCGTTTAACGACATAGACTTTGCCATGTACATGAACGGAACGAACCTTAAAGCCTATAGAAAAGGAACATACCTGGCCACGATAGGAACCCTTGAACTGGGGGACAAGCTCAGGATTGAAAGAGCCCAGGGCACAGTGATGATCTACCACAACAATAACCTGGCCTATACCTTCGCAGATAGCAGTGCGGAGGCTCTTGTAGCAGATGCTTCCCTGCAACAAGCCATAGCCACTTTAGGGTACATCCGTTGTTCATTTGGAGTACCTGCGCCACCAGAGCCCCCTTACGAAGTGCTATGGGCAAGCCGGCATGGAAACACCTTTGAAAACGGAACCCTGACAAAACAGCACGCCAGTAACTCATGGGACATCGGAGGATCATATTCTTTCAACCGCCTCGAAGCCAATACAGACGGGTGGGTCACCTTTCCTGCTGCCCAGCATGATGTAAGCAAAGTACTGGGCCTTGCCCATGAAGACCAGGGAAGCCGCTATAACGACATCAACTACGCCATATACCTTAAAGCTGATGGCACGGTTGCCATTTTAGAAAAAGGAGATGAATTGGAAACTTCAGAAACATACCAAAGCAGTGATATATTCAAAATAGAAAGAGTCAACGGAGAGATCAGGTTCCTGAAAAATGACCAGGTATTCCATATCTCTGAAACGAAATACAATGGATCACTGATGGTGGACGTGAGCATCTACAGCCAGGGAGGCCTCTTTACCAATGTGCAAACCTCCTTCCCTTACCTTCAGCCCAAATCCTCAGCTATAGACCTGGTTCAGCGATTCGATTATGACCGAGTAGGCAGACCCCTGAAAACCTGGCATGAAGTAACAGAACAGATCCAATGGCAAAAAAGCAACCATATTGGAGAAACCGGCGACGGCATAGAAAAGACAGCAGGCACAAACTATGCCTGGGATACCGGGGCAGAATCCGTTAAAATACTGCCGGCCGGAAGCACCGCCTGGGTAGAAATGACCGCCGCCAGCGCCGATAAAGCCCTGTTTTTCGGGTTGTCTGCCACCAGTGCAGACCATCA
This region of Fulvivirga ulvae genomic DNA includes:
- the treS gene encoding maltose alpha-D-glucosyltransferase; protein product: MATNKANIEDDLYWYKDAIIYELHIKAFYDSNGDGIGDLRGLLEKLDYLESLGVTAIWLLPFYPSPLRDDGYDIADYYSINPSYGDIKIFKQFIKEAHKRGLKVITELVINHTSDQHPWFQRARRAKPGSSYRDYYVWSDDPNKYKDARIIFTDYEPSNWSWDPVAKSYYWHRFFSHQPDLNFDNPQVKKEVFRILDFWFGMGVDGFRLDAVPYLFEREDSNCENLPETHAFLKELRAHVDRKYKNKLLLAEANMWPEDSASYFGDGDECHMNYHFPIMPRMFMAVKMEDRYPVIDIIDQTPEIPESCQWAIFLRNHDELTLEMVTDEERDYMYKVYTKDTQAKINVGIRHRLAPLLENNRSKIELMNVLLFSLPGTPVIYYGDEIGMGDNFYLGDRDGVRTPMQWSADKNAGFSSANPHKLYLPVIIDPEYKYESVNVEAQQINSSSLLWWMKRVIAMRKKYKAFGRGDINFLSPANAKIIAYTRTYEDEDILVLANLSRFPQAAEIDLEDYENYVPVEVFSHNKFPGISDRPYLFTMAPYGYYWFILEKEKDYTEEKGEVHTFKLTAWADLLTSRNLQKLENKVLPAYMNECRWFGGKARVIQSMSVVNQIDIPVEDMPATLITIEVNYNEGLPEVYQLPLAFMAYQNEEEFRAINKKGIIANVALSDREGVLFDAVYSEEFRNALFSNIKAGRRLKSDPGNLVFYTSEKNGNLKSNGELHSKVLNAEQSNTSLTYNNNYFLKLYRKLDNTINPDLEITRYLTEKTAYNHVPRFVGAIEYDKKQEGSLILGMMQELVPNQGDAWEYTRDVLNRFFEKVLTQPKTIHPVAAKKDLTEPLVYKKMSPVLRDLMDGPFPERVSLLGQRTAEMHLALAEHPEESDFEPEPFSLHYQRSLYSSLQSLTRSTFQNLQKSISRLPEEMQSEARELPELKGQVLRCFKRIFDHKISTMKIRTHGDYHLGQVLWTGKDFVIIDFEGEPARAYSERRLKRSALRDVAGMIRSFHYASYSTIMQPEFEQQRKDGKLEKWAETWYHHVTRFYMHGYLENVEGQSFVPDNKEDLKILLETFLLEKAIYELNYELNNRPDWVIIPLRGIKSIVRRYTHG
- the glgB gene encoding 1,4-alpha-glucan branching protein GlgB codes for the protein MAKKENSKATVKEKKNVARPSVKRTSAETAKTPPEIRQPKADKAVKTEEVQVIDHVTLFSDYDIHLFREGKHYELYTKLGSHVIEHKGVKGTYFALWAPSAESVSVIGDFNHWKRNEYPMYVRYDGSGIWETFIPGIGEGTVYKYFIESGHGGYKVEKGDPFAFKWEVPPNTASIVWDITSSWTDKAWMDKRKKSAGKPQAFSVYELHLGSWRRVPEDNNRSLSYREMATELPAYVKKMGFTHVEFMPVMEHPFFGSWGYQITGYFAPSSRFGTPQDFMHLIDALHREGIGVILDWVPSHFPSDQHGLHYFDGTFLFEHADPRKGYHPDWKSYIFNYGRNEVRAFLISNAMYWLEKYHVDGLRVDAVASMLYLDYSRKEGEWEPNQYGGNENLDAISFLKEFNEAVYARFPDVHTIAEESTSWPMVSRPTYIGGLGFGMKWMMGWMHDSLEYFKKDPVHRQHHQNEITFSAYYAFTENFMLPLSHDEVVYGKNPLLYKMPGDEWQRFANLRALYGYMYAHPGAKLLFMGGEFGQTSEWSHDQSLDWHLADYPLHQGVQQELIALNQLYKTEKALYEISFEQAGFEWIDIHDALNSVISFVRKGLSNKEQLLIICNFTPVPRENYRVGVPEKGFWKEVFNSDDQTYGGSHVKNNKAIASEPLQAHGRDNSITLTLPPLGVVYLKFSEK